A stretch of the Gemmatirosa kalamazoonensis genome encodes the following:
- a CDS encoding RagB/SusD family nutrient uptake outer membrane protein yields the protein MRYKFSTLVVALAAVNAAACDKLLSVDNPGRVPAETLADPALMPALEAGALQQFQCGWEQYVVTAGTLSGEYWVSNGFIDSHPWEWRGIAEIKANPGGCATTRGQTFMGFYTPLQQARFQLEDLGKRAAAFTDAQLPNRTRIQAEAAAYAGYTYVLLGEGMCDMTIDNGPKISRADVFKLAEQRFTEALGFAGTSTDTALVNLRNMAYVGRARERLDAGNLAGAAADAALVPAGYVRVAEYTEGGAVSRENRLYNMTIRNDFLSVAPAYRGLTLENGQPDPRVRVVQPTPPRAGNDNVTPMWQQQKFIAQAGGTPLPIASYAEAQLILAEATGGQAGLAAINRVRALSNIPAITTLPADFQSLIIEERRRQLFSEGQRYGDMLRFNIPFQSGTNRKGQTYSTLTCVPLPDVETRNNPNLGS from the coding sequence ATGCGATACAAGTTTTCCACGCTCGTCGTGGCGCTCGCCGCGGTGAACGCGGCCGCGTGCGACAAGCTGCTCTCGGTGGACAACCCGGGACGTGTCCCGGCCGAGACGCTCGCCGATCCGGCGCTCATGCCCGCGCTCGAGGCGGGCGCGCTGCAGCAGTTCCAGTGCGGCTGGGAGCAGTACGTCGTGACGGCGGGCACGCTCTCCGGCGAGTACTGGGTGTCGAACGGCTTCATCGACAGCCACCCGTGGGAGTGGCGCGGCATCGCGGAGATCAAGGCGAACCCCGGCGGCTGCGCGACGACGCGCGGGCAGACGTTCATGGGCTTCTACACGCCGCTGCAGCAGGCGCGCTTCCAGCTCGAGGACCTCGGCAAGCGGGCCGCCGCGTTCACCGACGCGCAGCTCCCGAACCGCACGCGCATCCAGGCGGAGGCGGCGGCGTACGCGGGCTACACGTACGTGCTGCTCGGCGAGGGCATGTGCGACATGACGATCGACAACGGCCCGAAGATCTCGAGAGCCGACGTGTTCAAGCTCGCCGAGCAGCGCTTCACCGAAGCGTTAGGCTTCGCCGGCACGTCGACCGACACGGCGCTCGTGAATCTCCGCAACATGGCGTACGTCGGCCGCGCGCGTGAGCGGCTCGACGCCGGGAACCTGGCCGGCGCGGCGGCCGACGCGGCGCTCGTGCCGGCGGGCTACGTGCGCGTGGCCGAGTACACCGAGGGCGGCGCCGTGTCGCGCGAGAACCGTCTGTACAACATGACGATCCGCAACGACTTCCTCTCCGTCGCCCCGGCCTACCGCGGCCTCACGCTGGAGAACGGCCAGCCCGACCCGCGCGTGCGCGTGGTGCAGCCGACGCCGCCCCGCGCCGGCAACGACAACGTGACGCCGATGTGGCAGCAGCAGAAGTTCATCGCGCAGGCGGGCGGCACGCCGCTGCCGATCGCCTCGTACGCCGAGGCGCAGCTCATCCTCGCCGAGGCGACGGGCGGGCAGGCGGGGCTCGCGGCGATCAACCGCGTGCGCGCGCTGTCGAACATCCCGGCGATCACGACGCTGCCGGCGGACTTCCAGTCGCTCATCATCGAGGAGCGCCGCCGCCAGCTCTTCAGCGAGGGGCAGCGCTACGGCGACATGCTCCGCTTCAACATCCCGTTCCAGTCGGGCACGAACCGCAAGGGGCAGACGTACAGCACCCTCACGTGCGTGCCGCTGCCGGACGTGGAGACGCGGAACAACCCCAACCTGGGCAGCTGA
- a CDS encoding SusC/RagA family TonB-linked outer membrane protein — protein MLDRSLIRWRVVPLAALLWAGTASAQGGAGPARPATITGLVTDSASGTPLANAEVYVVNIGGAASDTRGARTGANGRYTLTGVAGGPQTVRVRLLGYGASERQVVAREGATVTLDFALTARSVQLDQIVVTGTGGATQKRAVGNVIETVKADEVRAVASPRNVEQLVGSRTPGVIVLPATGQVGTGAQLRIRQATSLSLSNDPLIYIDGVRMDASAARGQAQRGGAGASRLNDVNPEDIESIEILKGPAASTLYGTEASNGVIQIITKRGRSGKASWDFTTRQGLNWLENPEGRAGMLYGRNTATGQIDSVNLYQHETALNGPIFHNGRNEGYNLGASGGTEAARYFLSGSYDNDVGIVSWNWDRKFTGRANIDALVGQKMNLQGNVSYIRDRIRLAQVGGIDADPFSQLVWGTPLTLNRVQRGFNQTPPEEWPTVQNRYSTDRTTMSLTATHNPWSWFSQRLVTGLDVGNEDNYLLYPRQPLGNLDPLGNNGLGSKNDQRANRTILTLDYSANAKYNWRNAFDFTTTVGLQHYRNEVSTITATGSNFSAPPLTTISSGATTSATETFTPNATVGVFGQQSIGWKNRRFLVLALRGDDNSSFGKDFKAAYYPKVSGSWVISEEPFFKVPGVDNLRLRFAYGAAGAQPNTFDASRLYNPITGYRNQPGLQPGSFGNPELRPEKSSELESGFETTLLGNRLDLSYTYYTRHVKDEIVQAPLPPSAGFPGNQVLNLGRVNGWGHELGANVRLLQGSRFAWEVGTQLSKNGNRIIDMGGVQSLTVGGGGQAQNRVGFSLADMFLYKVVSATLDPSVPAGFRDAMCDGGTGRSGLEMGGAPVPCSQAPRVLWGHTQPTWQVGVTNTVTLWRNLRLYARVDGNGGHIQSNTEIRALHNQGSTLPVIKRDDPIFLVYRSIENDAVGTYEAGFMRLREVSASYTVPNKFAHRVGASAANLSLAGRNLMMLWTAQDGWSTSRDGLVHVPLGNQHVWDPEIRAVGDLSNGFQTILPPTASFVATVRLTY, from the coding sequence ATGCTGGACCGCTCCCTCATCCGGTGGCGCGTGGTGCCACTGGCCGCCCTGCTCTGGGCGGGCACCGCATCCGCACAGGGCGGTGCGGGGCCCGCACGCCCGGCCACCATCACCGGCCTCGTCACCGACTCCGCCTCGGGCACCCCGCTCGCGAACGCCGAGGTCTACGTCGTGAACATCGGCGGCGCGGCGAGCGACACCCGTGGCGCGCGCACCGGCGCCAACGGGCGCTACACCCTCACCGGCGTCGCCGGCGGCCCGCAGACCGTGCGCGTTAGGCTGCTCGGCTACGGCGCCTCCGAGCGCCAGGTCGTCGCGCGCGAGGGCGCGACCGTCACGCTCGACTTCGCGCTCACCGCGCGCTCCGTGCAGCTCGACCAGATCGTCGTCACCGGCACCGGCGGCGCCACGCAGAAGCGCGCGGTGGGCAACGTCATCGAGACCGTGAAGGCCGACGAGGTGCGCGCCGTCGCGTCGCCGCGCAACGTCGAGCAGCTCGTCGGCTCGCGGACGCCCGGCGTCATCGTGCTGCCCGCCACCGGGCAGGTCGGCACCGGCGCGCAGCTCCGCATCCGCCAGGCGACGAGCCTGTCGCTGTCCAACGACCCGCTCATCTACATCGACGGCGTGCGCATGGACGCCTCCGCGGCGCGCGGTCAGGCGCAGCGCGGCGGCGCCGGCGCGAGCCGCCTGAACGACGTCAACCCCGAGGACATCGAGTCGATCGAGATCCTGAAGGGCCCCGCCGCGTCGACGCTCTACGGCACCGAGGCGAGCAACGGCGTCATCCAGATCATCACGAAGCGTGGCCGCAGCGGGAAGGCGAGCTGGGACTTCACCACGCGTCAGGGCCTGAACTGGCTCGAGAACCCGGAAGGCCGCGCCGGCATGCTCTACGGCCGGAACACGGCGACGGGGCAGATCGACAGCGTCAACCTCTACCAGCACGAGACGGCGCTGAACGGGCCGATCTTCCACAACGGCCGCAACGAGGGCTACAACCTCGGCGCGAGCGGCGGCACCGAGGCCGCGCGCTACTTCCTCTCCGGCTCGTACGACAATGATGTCGGCATCGTGTCGTGGAACTGGGACCGCAAGTTCACCGGCCGCGCGAACATCGACGCGCTCGTCGGGCAGAAGATGAACCTGCAGGGCAACGTGTCGTACATCCGCGACCGCATCCGCCTCGCGCAGGTCGGCGGCATCGACGCGGATCCGTTCAGCCAGCTCGTGTGGGGCACGCCGCTCACGCTGAACCGGGTCCAGCGCGGCTTCAACCAGACGCCGCCCGAGGAGTGGCCGACGGTCCAGAACCGCTACAGCACCGATCGCACGACGATGAGCCTCACGGCCACGCACAACCCGTGGTCGTGGTTCAGCCAGCGGCTCGTCACCGGCCTCGACGTCGGCAACGAGGACAACTACCTGCTCTACCCGCGCCAGCCGTTAGGCAACCTGGACCCGCTCGGCAACAACGGGCTCGGAAGCAAGAACGACCAGCGCGCCAACCGCACGATCCTCACGCTCGACTACTCCGCGAACGCGAAGTACAACTGGCGGAACGCGTTCGACTTCACGACGACGGTCGGCCTCCAGCACTACCGCAACGAGGTCAGCACGATCACGGCGACCGGCTCCAACTTCTCGGCGCCGCCGCTCACCACGATCTCCAGCGGCGCGACGACGAGCGCCACCGAGACGTTCACGCCGAACGCCACGGTCGGCGTCTTCGGCCAGCAGTCGATCGGCTGGAAGAACCGCCGCTTCCTCGTGCTCGCGCTGCGCGGCGACGACAACAGCTCGTTCGGCAAGGACTTCAAGGCCGCGTACTACCCGAAGGTCAGCGGCTCGTGGGTCATCAGCGAGGAGCCGTTCTTCAAGGTGCCGGGCGTCGACAACCTGCGGCTCCGCTTCGCGTACGGCGCGGCGGGCGCGCAGCCGAACACGTTCGACGCGTCGCGGCTCTACAACCCGATCACCGGCTACCGCAACCAGCCCGGCCTGCAGCCCGGCTCGTTCGGCAACCCGGAGCTCCGCCCCGAGAAGAGCTCGGAGCTCGAGAGCGGCTTCGAGACGACGCTGCTCGGCAACCGGCTCGACCTGTCGTACACGTACTACACGCGCCACGTGAAGGACGAGATCGTGCAGGCGCCGCTCCCGCCGTCGGCCGGGTTCCCGGGGAACCAGGTGCTCAACCTCGGCCGCGTGAACGGGTGGGGGCACGAGCTCGGCGCGAACGTGCGCCTGCTCCAGGGCTCGCGCTTCGCGTGGGAGGTCGGCACGCAGCTCTCCAAGAACGGCAACCGCATCATCGACATGGGCGGCGTGCAGTCGCTCACCGTCGGCGGCGGTGGGCAGGCGCAGAACCGCGTCGGGTTCTCGCTCGCCGACATGTTCCTGTACAAGGTCGTCTCGGCGACGCTCGACCCGTCGGTCCCGGCGGGCTTCCGCGACGCGATGTGCGACGGCGGCACCGGCCGCTCGGGGCTCGAGATGGGCGGCGCGCCGGTGCCGTGCTCGCAGGCGCCGCGCGTGCTGTGGGGGCACACGCAGCCCACGTGGCAAGTCGGCGTGACCAACACCGTGACGCTCTGGCGCAACCTGCGCCTCTACGCGCGCGTCGACGGCAACGGCGGCCACATTCAGAGCAACACCGAGATCCGCGCGCTGCACAACCAGGGCTCGACGCTCCCCGTGATCAAGCGCGACGATCCGATCTTCCTCGTCTACCGCTCGATCGAGAACGACGCGGTGGGCACGTACGAGGCGGGCTTCATGCGGCTCCGCGAGGTCTCGGCGTCGTACACGGTGCCTAACAAGTTCGCGCACCGCGTCGGCGCGTCGGCCGCGAACCTGAGCCTGGCCGGGCGCAACCTGATGATGCTGTGGACCGCGCAGGACGGCTGGAGCACGTCGCGGGACGGTCTCGTGCACGTCCCCCTCGGCAACCAGCACGTTTGGGACCCCGAGATCCGCGCCGTCGGCGACCTCTCGAACGGCTTCCAGACGATCCTGCCGCCGACCGCGAGCTTCGTGGCGACGGTCCGGCTCACCTACTGA